CGGATAAGCGCAGAGGAATAGGGGTAGACCGAAACCCTAAATATCTAACATGCATGTAGTGTTGTCTCGGCTGCATCCGTCAGGCCATTGAGAACAAGCTCAACAGTGGGAGATCCATATCAACTACTATAACTTGAGTAGCCCTCTGTTGGCCCTCAACCGCCGTCATCCTCGCCGTGAGAGTGGAATGCAGATTTTTTTTGAGCACCTGCATCCGGGCCCTTCTATCATGTCTCTCCAATGCCGCTTTAAGATTTATGCGACACAACTAACTTTTTACATggaatttcttttttctttctctcatatAGAGCATGTCTTGAAGTTCAAACATTTACAATGCGACAAAACTTTGTAACATTGGCCATAAAAAcaatttactactccctccgttccttaatataagtctttttagacatttcactagagggctacataagaagcaaaatgaatgaatctatactttaaagtatgtctatatacatccgtatgtagttcttttagtgaaacctcttaaaagacttatatttaggaacggagggagtagaatctAGGATAAATCTAAAAGTTTTTTTGGTTCGACATAAATActaaaaacaagatttttaatCAAATAAAAACTTATGTTGTATATTTATGTTGGACCAGAAAATCTAAAAGTTATATCATAGATTATAGTTAGAAAGCTTTGCTGTTCTACAAAGATTTGAGCTTCAAGACATGTTCTATAGGAGAGAACCAAAAGAGAGAAACGTATTTGCCCGAATCGTGATGCGGGGAATGGATGGCCAGGATAGAAGGGCACGGGTGCAGGTGCTCCAAAACATGTTTTCGCGTGAGAGTGGGAGATCCACACGCCGTCCTAGACTCTCTGATCTACCGCCGCCGGGATCAGCAAGTACTTGGGAGATGCCGTTCTTCTGCAACTGATCCACATGCCACCAATTGCGTCAATTAAAACACACGAGACATGGATTTTACCTCTGCTGCAAGGAAACAGCAGAAACCTTCCCGTGTTGTCAAATCCGCAGGCAAAGAAATCGTCCACCAGCACAGCTTGACGAGAGGGCAAGGAACCTCCACACGTCGCGCGACTAAGCGAGAGAACACAAGGATTTTACGAGAGAACCAACCTGAATCgcaccaccattgccaccaaactCGAAACAGAACCTCTGGCTATTTTTTGGGCTTTCCGGAGTGTATAGGATAAGATCTGAGGATCAGAAGGCTCTAGATAACAATTGTAATGAATCCTAAACTAAAGGTAGTGCACCAAATAGGATTTGGGGATCAATTATGCTTGGATTCAATGGAATTCAAGATTACAGTATTTGGGAGGAGAGGAAGAACCCAGGAAGAAAGGGAAAGTATTCTAAGTCATCTTAGACACCCCTGTCGCCTACCTCCTTCGTATCTTCTGCTCACTGTTCTTGTTGCGCCAGAAGCTGTACAATGGAATGGGCCTCAAACTACGAATTGGAGTGGGCTACCAGCGTGACAAGATTCTTGCAGCGAGTAGCGTGATATTGTAATATTGCGCCTGCCAACTTGCCTACCGATGCCAAACGTACACACACTAGGTATGTGAGTGGTAATCCCAATGGCACGAATGGCTGAGCATATGCTCCCTTTGCGTCAATTCCCCATGCATCGTATTCCCATAGATCACCATATATGTAACAATCTAGTGCCAGTAAATGTTTGGTAAATGTTTGGCATGATCACCCTCCCGATCATGCCTATGGTCTATCTTCAGTCACATTAAAGCTACTAGTCTCAGGGGAACCATGGGTCCATAAGCTACTTGCATATATAGGAGCATGGCCCAACCACTGGATGCTCCTAGACTTTGATGTATTATCGGCCATCTGATGCTTTTTTTTTTATCTTGCACAAATCATGTCTCCAGTGTCAGAGTATAAATACCAAgcaaaggcaaccattagtcgacACTCTACATCATACTCTACCAGCAGATCACATACCTTGCTATCGTCGTCTCCTTAATTTTGTTGTAGCTCACGGAGTAGATCAGTACATATCAAGGAATAGGGGTAGACCGTGTCTGTATATTCATTACACCCTTAATTTTGTTTTACCTGACTACTTCCTCCATATCTAAATACTTGTTATTGAGGAACACTAATACAAGTATTCCGGAGTAGTTCCATACAGCAAGATCACAAAATCATTCTAACTCTGATTGTACAGAAACTAAATGTTTGTTACTGCTCTTGCTACCTTATCTGACAAACGCACCAATCACTTTCAGATCAAGCCACAGCAGAGAAGCTCCATGTCAATGCTAGATTGCCATCTTACAGAGAAACAGGGCAACAAGTTACAACTACCTTATTGCTGACCAACCTGTGGTCAAGTTTCCACTGACattccccgcaaaaaaaaaagacTTCCCACTAGCAGTCCCCACAAAAATATCTTGCCACTGGCAGCACAACCTCGATCATCACCATCTGCAATCCTTGATAAACTAGCCTGATCTCCAACATCATTATCGGTTCTCTCATCGTGAGGGCCATCTATCAGCTCTTCAGCTAGTAGTGTCCTCGCACCCTGTTCCAGCATCTCCTCACCTTCCCGAGCACCTGCCCAAAATATGCATTACAGAGATTGTATACAATCAGGAGCTTGCTAGCAAAATAATCGCATAGGCCATATACCATTGGGCAACACATGGTAAATTGCTGACGAAAAAAGCACGGGAAGGAGCACAAAGTACTAGGGACTAAAAGAAACCACATGCAATACATGGAGATTGGAGAATCAACCTTTAGGATTCTAGCCATACTCCCATAGGTATAATATACTGAATTTCAATGTGATAGCATTGGTAGGAAATTAGGTACCCCTTCGCAGGTTCATCATGTAGCGAAGGCGATTACTACTCCCCCCGATCCATCATATTAATTATCACAactttagtataaagttgtactaaatCTGCCATGATTAATTTAGGTCGGAGGGAGTACGTTTCATGAGTTTTGCTCAGAGTGAGTCGGTTGACTTGGCTACAAAGTAAGGGTTCATTGAGGGCGGCTATTCTGCACCCAGGATCATCTACACCTGCATATGAacaattcaaaaaaatctgaattttttaagCATCCAAGATGCTCATGTGGGCAAGGTGCGTCCAAGATTTCAAGGTGTTTGGGCATCTGAAGAGCTCATGCTAAAGAAAGCAAATTTCAggtgtcccagaaaaaatgaaaagaacacTATCCGGAGTCTATTTTTTTGGCACAAGCTCCTCAAATGTCCAAACAATCTGAGATTTTGCTAGCACCTTGTGTAAATGAGCATCTTGGATTCGTAAATTTCAGATGATTTCAATTTTTTACCTTTTTAAAAATTTATTGTTCACCATGTGTCGATGAGCCTGGGCACCGTTTTGAATTATCGGGGCACATTTCCTAACAACACTCTTGTTATCCAAATAAGCATGTAAATAGTATTTACCATTAAAGCACACTGGTAGTAAGGAAAACTATAATTATGGTTATTCACAATTTTTTGGTTACAACCCTTGTTAGGACCTGTGGATTTCCTTCATGTGTTATTGCTCCTTTTTTTACTTTTCTCATATTTGGCTTCTGTATGGTACTGATATAACTATACATGAGTATATTCCCTGATACAAGATCAAGTCCTTCGTTCTATAAAGAGTACAATATATTAGCTTCTGCCTTGACTTTTGCCCATATCATACACGAAGATGCATTGACTGTAGCAATGCCTCGGGTCTTTCTTTATTCGAGTCATAACCACTATCAGAAATAAACAGCTTGTCTGATTTCCTTAAAATGTCAAGTAGAGAGACAAACAAATAAACCATTGTTTAGATGTTCCTGAGCCCGACTAACTTTGTCACAAGCACATAGTATTAATTATGTAACAACTACCATGCCGTATAACAAGAATTACCAAACACAATAATGAAAAGCTAGCATCAGACAAGCTGCCCAATAACTATGGTTGACTAGGACAGACAAGAACGCTTACCACTTGACACGGTCGGTGACGATAACAATGATGGTGGGAAGTTACTATATGCGTGGCCATACTTACGACCACATATTCTCTCAAGCTGGAATGTTTTGATGTCCAACGTGAAACAGTTTGGACTGAGCGGAGAGACTTCCCTCCTAAGCAGGAGCAAGTACCTCCCCACTGAACCTGCTAACGCGTAGGAAAAACCAGGTGAGAGCGTGATTGTCTTCACCTTCTGCCACTGGATGGAACTCCCAGCACTGTTTTGCATCATCATGGTATAATGCAAGCTGATGTAAGGTGGTCTTGATTCAAGTACAAACATCCCAGGCCTGCCTTCCCCTGTCTCCACCATGGCTATATGAGTATCCAAGCTTCTACAGCTTTTGGCTTCAGGTGGAGGTTCAGCAATGGAGAACTCCATCCTTGATGTGTCGAACACCAGCAGTTTCATTTCATCTCTGCCAAAAAAGGTTGGAATGGTCACCCAGTAGAAGCAGCCATGGGCGTATCTGCGAAAGTAGAGCGGAATAATATCTGTCGACGTTAGCAAGTCAGAAAACAGATCACCCCATGGCTGTGATGGACCAGCTCGCCATTGTCCCGTGCTGGATGAGAAGACAAAGCCGAATAGCTTGGCTTCTCCCTGCACCATCAACATCACTCTGAAcgaagcctcctcctcctcgtcgtcgtcgtcgtcgcggtCGGAGGGAATCAAAAAGGCCTCACTTTTCCCAACAGCCGTAGCTGCTAGGTGTTGAGGGAATGGGGGGAGCACAAGGTACCGCCGGTGCAAGGGGTCGCACACCGCGGTCTCCCAGATGGTTGGGTTTCTCCGGGTCCAGTCGGTGTGGTCGTGGCTGCGGGGTCTGTCGAGGAGGACGCGGCCGTCGCGGATGTCCCGCACGATCCAATCGCGGGCGCGGGCGGGGgcggggaggaaggagaaggagaagtcgcCGGCGAGCGAAACGGCGTTGGCTGCCGATGCGGAGGAATGTGGCGGTTCGGCGGGGCGGAAGGCTCCGTTAGACAGGAAGCCGAGGAGGGGcggggcgtggagcctgcggtagCGCCGGAGGAAGGAGCGGTCGGCGACGGTGCGGCGGAAGGAGACGCAGGCGGCAGAGGCGCGCACGAGATCGGCTGCGTCGGGGACGCGGAGAAGGATATCCACCACGAGCTCGCCTGGGATCGGCAGCGAATCCATTGGGAGCAACGCGGAGCTTGACGCCGGCGGCGGCGTGTGAGCGAGCAACGCTGGCGTGTGGTCTTCCTAGATCGCCTGCCTAAATGGGCCGTGCAGCCCACGAGAGAAACAGATTAAATAAAACTAACTCCTTATGAGAACCACAATGTAaactactctctccgttcctaaatatttaaGTCTTTTAATAGATTTCATTAGGTGACTACATATgagacaaaatgaatgaatctatactctaaagtatgtttatatacatccgtatgtagtcttctagtagaatgcctagaaagttttatatttaggaacgaagggagtatattatAATAAGACTAATATAAAAAAGACTATCCACACCATATGTGAGGGACAAATCCGATCAGACTATCCAGATGATTCGCTGTTATGCCCACCGACACCTACGACCATGCGAATCCGTTGTCACCACCATGTAAACCAAGCACCACCCTTAGACATAACTACATCAAGAGACATGGCAGGGACACCTCTCCTCTCACGCCGCCATAGCAAGCTCACCACACCAGCGCCTCTCCCATACACATCCTCCCAAAGGCAACCTAATGCATCATCGGAGCCGCACCAACGCCCCTCGACGATAGAAGCTTCTCCTCCCAGCACTCCCATCATCGACCGCATCTCCTCAAATCTTCTTCCATCCGCTCCTCTCCACCAGTGATGTCGTTATGCGCTCCCCGCACCGATACCTACAATATGCGCACGTGAAACTCTTTGTCGTGTCCTCCTCGTGCATCGCTTGGAGCCGCCCAAGCACGGCCGCTTTAGAGCACCGCATTCCGGGATCTTCTCCTTGCCGTTGTATTCACTGAGAACATCGTCGGCGCAGCCACCCCACACAAGCTCCTCGATGTTGTCTCTAAGTATGCTGCCCACGCAGACACCCGCACGAGATCCTCCGCCCCGCGGTATCTTAGAACGTCGTAAAAGTGAGGTATCGAATAAGTGAGCGGCGAGTGAAGGGGGGTGAATTATGAGACGTTTGCTTGTGATTCGGTTTGCCCCGAATGCTCACAAAAATTGACGTGGCACGATACCTTACATCAAGATTAAACCTCATCATTTGCAGGGTCGGGTTGGGTTCGGGCCAAGCTTAGCAAAGCCCGAAGAAAAAATCCCGAGCCCGGCCCGAAGTGCATGAACAGTGACATCTTTAATTAAGTAAATCATTTTC
This genomic stretch from Hordeum vulgare subsp. vulgare chromosome 6H, MorexV3_pseudomolecules_assembly, whole genome shotgun sequence harbors:
- the LOC123404032 gene encoding uncharacterized protein LOC123404032, with protein sequence MDSLPIPGELVVDILLRVPDAADLVRASAACVSFRRTVADRSFLRRYRRLHAPPLLGFLSNGAFRPAEPPHSSASAANAVSLAGDFSFSFLPAPARARDWIVRDIRDGRVLLDRPRSHDHTDWTRRNPTIWETAVCDPLHRRYLVLPPFPQHLAATAVGKSEAFLIPSDRDDDDDEEEEASFRVMLMVQGEAKLFGFVFSSSTGQWRAGPSQPWGDLFSDLLTSTDIIPLYFRRYAHGCFYWVTIPTFFGRDEMKLLVFDTSRMEFSIAEPPPEAKSCRSLDTHIAMVETGEGRPGMFVLESRPPYISLHYTMMMQNSAGSSIQWQKVKTITLSPGFSYALAGSVGRYLLLLRREVSPLSPNCFTLDIKTFQLERICGRKYGHAYSNFPPSLLSSPTVSSGAREGEEMLEQGARTLLAEELIDGPHDERTDNDVGDQASLSRIADGDDRGCAASGKIFLWGLLVGSLFFLRGMSVET